CGAATCTCGCTTTCGCGAAATGTGCGAAATCTCCGATTTTTCCAAAGCACTTGGCTGCGATACGATCGCGCTTCACCTGGGATTCATCCCCGAAGATTCATCCGATCCACAGTACGATGCCGTCGTCGCGATCACCGCGAAGCTTTGTGATTACTGCAACGAAAACGGTCAATTTCTGCACCTCGAAACCGGACAGGAAACGGCCGAAGGTTTGATCGAATTCATCGCCGCGGTCGGCTGCTCGAATTTGAAAATCAATTTCGACCCCGCCAATATGATCCTCTACGGGACCGGCGAACCGATCGAAGCATTGCGACTGCTCGCACCCCATGTGCGCAGCGTTCACTGCAAGGACGGAACATGGAGCGACCAGCCGGGCAAGACTTGGGGATGTGAAGTTCCGCTCGGCCAAGGCGACGTCAATATCGAAGCGTACCTGAAAACTCTTCACGAAATCGGCTACAGCGGGCCGCTCACCATCGAACGTGAAATCCCCGAAGATCCCGAACGCCAAAAAGCCGAGATCGGCGGCGCGATCGAATTGCTCTCCCGGTTGCGCAGCGAAATACTAGGCTAGCTTCCCTGCTGGCTCAGCGGTCTGTTGACTTGAATGAGCAAGTATTCGCAACAACCATGGCGAACGCCATTCGGATGATGGCTAGATCAGCCGCCGAGCGTTAGCTCGCGGTTACGTGTCTCGTTCGCGTTCGCTTCCAGTCGCATCAGCAAACACTCGCAACAACCATGGCGAACGCCAATCGGCTGATTGTTCATGTTGATTACTGACAAAACCCTACCGG
This genomic window from Roseiconus lacunae contains:
- a CDS encoding sugar phosphate isomerase/epimerase family protein gives rise to the protein MDDWAIGVFASVDAGLGVKWDVISELGLPTIQLHAPHQGQRSAADAEKLKQQLDQMGVQCTAVFGGFEGESYADIPTVVQTIGLVPQASRESRFREMCEISDFSKALGCDTIALHLGFIPEDSSDPQYDAVVAITAKLCDYCNENGQFLHLETGQETAEGLIEFIAAVGCSNLKINFDPANMILYGTGEPIEALRLLAPHVRSVHCKDGTWSDQPGKTWGCEVPLGQGDVNIEAYLKTLHEIGYSGPLTIEREIPEDPERQKAEIGGAIELLSRLRSEILG